From one Triticum urartu cultivar G1812 chromosome 3, Tu2.1, whole genome shotgun sequence genomic stretch:
- the LOC125542417 gene encoding uncharacterized protein LOC125542417, producing MAEGTDTVRAPGDAEEMEKGEIAGAAAGADGDSAAPQPVEPTWAFWIGNGNPQEESAGRGNTVHTFSTVDDFLSLYNNILHPSKLGVGADLHCFKNKIEPKCQGPICANGGAWTISCGEGKSQPLWLDTLLALIGGQFEYGNEICGAVLSVCGKQETIAIWIKDATNEAAQLSIGKQWKEFLEYKDSVEFIVHDSDATAVQCWSSTFPDDPLDVIYNKVPSHCSRVRFAAVCRSWCTAASRHRALPELPWLLLSPRDRDTTKRLYCPEDSKILCISLPSDFIGNWFVGCHGGGWVASFEPPPFRILNIFSSVEVALSEKQKGIVCPGRLGQIIIWKIIFSKPPTSSDCIIAAITDNHGIALCRVGCPNGGWTTKGHVSYTMELADIAFCNGKLYGLTRDRWELVKFEIGADEDGAPVVTAVDRLVVTVEHQQPPSVWANRVDASYIFELHGKLATAVRSPWSPNLRPFFKVFELVDIDTSEGMAHGTHKWTEVMSLGDFALFLGPNSSKAVHVSADRRGGVKRNHIYYSYHRRLAQKEVLLSTDLVFLTSSNADGDSVYYREDESLSAAVGGVHRIGAVGYYVRGSPNPPVWLLPLA from the exons ATGGCCGAGGGCACCGACACGGTGCGCGCGCCCGGCGACGCGGAGGAGATGGAGAAGGGAGAGATCGCAGGCGCCGCCGCCGGTGCCGACGGCGACTCCGCCGCGCCCCAGCCGGTGGAGCCCACCTGGGCTTTCTGGATCGGCAACGGCAACCCGCAGGAGGAGTCCGCCGGCCGGGGGAACACCGTCCACACCTTCTCCACCGTCGACGACTTCTTGAG CCTTTACAATAATATCCTCCACCCTAGTAAATTGGGTGTGGGAGCTGACCTCCATTGCTTCAAGAATAAGATTGAGCCGAAATGCCAAGGCCCCATATGTGCTAATGGAGGTGCATGGACCATCAGTTGTGGCGAAGGGAAATCGCAGCCATTGTGGTTGGATACA CTACTGGCATTGATTGGTGGACAATTCGAATATGGTAATGAAATTTGTGGAGCGGTCCTTAGCGTGTGTGGGAAGCAGGAAACAATAGCTATATGGATTAAAGATGCTACTAACGAAGCTGCTCAG CTAAGCATTGGCAAGCAGTGGAAGGAATTTCTGGAGTACAAGGACTCAGTTGAGTTCATTGTTCATGATAGTGATGCAACGGCAGTACAATGCTGGTCTTCCACGTTTCCCGATGATCCCCTTGACGTCATCTACAACAAGGTCCCCAGTCACTGCAGCCGCGTGCGCTTTGCTGCCGTCTGCAGATCGTGGTGCACTGCAGCTTCGCGGCACCGCGCGCTGCCTGAACTCCCGTGGCTGCTCCTCTCACCACGCGACCGTGACACAACGAAGCGCCTCTACTGTCCTGAGGACAGCAAGATCCTGTGCATCTCGCTCCCGAGCGATTTCATCGGCAACTGGTTCGTCGGCTGTCATGGTGGTGGCTGGGTTGCATCATTCGAACCACCACCGTTCAGGATCTTGAACATTTTCTCCAGTGTTGAGGTTGCGCTCTCCGAGAAACAGAAGGGGATCGTTTGCCCAGGCCGCCTTGGCCAGATCATCATTTGGAAAATCATCTTCTCCAAACCACCCACCTCAAGTGACTGTATCATTGCTGCCATCACCGACAATCACGGCATCGCGCTCTGCAGGGTTGGGTGTCCGAACGGTGGGTGGACAACAAAAGGACATGTAAGCTACACCATGGAGCTTGCAGACATCGCCTTTTGCAACGGTAAGCTCTATGGTCTCACACGGGACAGATGGGAACTTGTCAAGTTTGAGAtcggtgctgatgaagatggtgCGCCCGTGGTCACAGCCGTTGATCGGCTAGTGGTCACTGTCGAGCACCAGCAGCCCCCCAGTGTCTGGGCCAACCGGGTGGATGCCAGCTACATTTTTGAGCTACACGGCAAGCTTGCGACGGCGGTGAGGTCCCCATGGTCACCCAACCTCAGACCTTTCTTCAAAGTGTTCGAACTTGTTGACATCGACACCAGCGAGGGGATGGCACATGGCACACACAAATGGACAGAGGTGATGAGCTTGGGTGACTTTGCCCTATTCCTGGGTCCAAACAGCTCCAAGGCGGTGCATGTGTCAGCAGACAGGCGCGGCGGTGTGAAGAGAAACCACATCTACTACTCCTACCATCGCCGCTTAGCGCAGAAGGAGGTCCTTCTCAGCACTGACCTGGTGTTCCTGACAAGCTCCAACGCTGATGGTGATTCCGTGTACTACAGGGAAGATGAAAGCTTATCCGCAGCCGTGGGCGGGGTTCATAGGATTGGGGCAGTAGGATACTATGTCAGGGGTAGCCCTAATCCTCCAGTGTGGCTTCTCCCCCTAGCATAG
- the LOC125542418 gene encoding probable leucine-rich repeat receptor-like protein kinase At1g68400, producing MLRPSDSTTPVLLLLLTALLACGANAGSPEGDVAALADFRLAADRSGALASWNASASPSPCGWRGVTCAGGRVTRLVLEGLGLSGADALPALARLDGLRVLSLKGNQLSGAVPDLSPLLGLKLLFLSRNALSGAIPPSLGKLYRLYRLDLSYNNLSGVVPPELARLDRLLTLRLDSNRLTGGVDGIAQPRLQDLNVSNNLLSGRIPVAMAGFPAGAFGGNAGLCGAPLPPCKQEVQNASPCPPAAAMAASSPSSKPPDGKGKMSRGVVAAIVAADFAVVGLVAGLLFCYFWPRLSGRRSDRRHREGEKIVYSSSPYGAAGVVAAAGGTYERGKMVFLEDAGVRRFELEELLRASAEMLGKGGCGTAYKAVLDDGSVVAVKRLRDAAPAAASTKKDFEHHMAVLGRLRHPNVVPLNAYYYARDEKLLVYEFMPNGSLFSLLHGNRGPGRTPLDWAARMRIAAGAARGLAYIHHASRRGGLTPKLAHGNIKSTNILLDRSGEARLADCGLAQLGTSSPAASSAGYRAPEAPAPASRPWASQKGDVYALGVVLLELLTGRCPGSELPNGGVVAELPRWVQSVVREEWTSEVFDLELMKDKGIEEEMVAMLQLALSCAASAPDQRPKVGYVVRMIDEVRACGDPQASSPSHGSSMDESSGVSDSPAVSDGGGAASQ from the exons ATGCTTCGTCCCAGCGACAGCACCACCCcggtgctgctgctgctgctcacCGCCTTGCTTGCCTGCGGCGCCAATGCCGGCTCGCCGGAGGGCGACGTCGCCGCGCTCGCCGACTTCCGCCTCGCCGCGGACCGCTCCGGCGCGCTCGCGAGCTGGAACGCGTCCGCCAGCCCGTCCCCGTGCGGCTGGCGCGGGGTGACGTGCGCGGGCGGGCGCGTGACGCGGCTGGTGCTCGAGGGGCTCGGTCTGTCCGGCGCAGACGCGCTCCCGGCGCTGGCCCGGCTCGACGGCCTCCGCGTGCTGAGTCTCAAGGGGAACCAGCTCTCCGGCGCCGTCCCGGACCTCTCGCCGCTGCTCGGGCTCAAGCTGCTCTTCCTCTCCCGCAACGCGCTCTCCGGCGCCATCCCGCCCTCGCTCGGCAAGCTCTACCGGCTCTACCGGCTCGACCTCTCCTACAACAACCTGTCCGGCGTCGTGCCGCCCGAGCTGGCCCGGCTCGACCGGCTGCTCACGCTCAGGCTCGACTCCAACCGCCTCACCGGCGGGGTCGACGGCATTGCGCAGCCGAGGCTGCAGGATCTCAACGTGTCCAACAATCTCCTCTCGGGGAGGATTCCGGTGGCCATGGCGGGGTTTCCGGCGGGCGCGTTCGGCGGGAACGCTGGCCTGTGCGGCGCGCCGCTGCCGCCGTGCAAGCAGGAGGTGCAGAACGCGTCCCCGTGCCCTCCCGCTGCGGCCATGGCGGCGTCGTCGCCCTCGTCGAAGCCGCCGGATGGCAAGGGGAAGATGAGCCGCGGGGTCGTGGCCGCAATTGTGGCCGCGGACTTCGCCGTGGTCGGGCTCGTCGCCGGGCTGCTCTTCTGCTACTTCTGGCCGCGCCTCTCCGGGCGGCGGAGCGACAGGCGCCACCGCGAGGGGGAGAAGATCGTCTACTCCTCCAGCCCGTACGGCGCTGCAGGCGTGGTCGCGGCGGCCGGTGGCACGTACGAGCGAGGAAAGATGGTGTTTCTCGAGGACGCCGGCGTGAGGCGGTTCGAACTGGAGGAGCTGCTGCGCGCATCCGCGGAGATGCTCGGCAAAGGCGGCTGCGGCACTGCGTACAAGGCGGTGCTCGACGACGGCAGCGTCGTGGCCGTGAAGCGGCTCCGCGACGCGGCGCCCGCGGCGGCGTCGACCAAGAAGGACTTCGAGCACCACATGGCCGTGCTCGGCCGCCTCCGCCACCCCAACGTCGTGCCGCTCAACGCCTACTACTACGCCCGCGACGAGAAGCTGCTCGTCTACGAGTTCATGCCCAACGGCAGCCTCTTCTCCCTCCTCCACG GTAACCGAGGGCCGGGCCGGACGCCGCTGGACTGGGCGGCGCGCATGCGCATCGCGGCGGGCGCCGCGCGGGGCCTCGCCTACATCCACCACGCGAGCCGGCGCGGCGGGCTGACGCCCAAGCTGGCGCACGGCAACATCAAGAGCACCAACATCCTGCTCGACAGGTCGGGCGAGGCGCGCCTCGCGGACTGCGGGCTGGCGCAGCTGGGCACGtcgtcgccggcggcgagctcggcGGGGTACCGCGCGCCCGAGGCGCCGGCGCCGGCGTCGCGGCCGTGGGCGTCGCAGAAGGGCGACGTGTACGCGCTCGGGGTGGTGCTGCTGGAGCTGCTGACGGGGCGGTGCCCGGGCAGCGAGCTGCCCAACGGCGGCGTGGTGGCGGAGCTGCCGCGGTGGGTGCAGTCGGTGGTGCGGGAGGAGTGGACGTCGGAGGTGTTCGACCTGGAGCTGATGAAGGACAAGGGCATCGAGGAGGAGATGGTGGCGATGCTGCAGCTGGCCCTgagctgcgcggcgagcgcgccCGACCAGCGGCCCAAGGTCGGGTACGTGGTGAGGATGATCGACGAGGTCCGCGCGTGCGGGGACCCGCAGGCGTCGTCGCCGTCGCACGGGTCGTCCATGGACGAGTCCTCCGGCGTCTCCGACTCGCCCGCCGTCTCTGATGGCGGCGGCGCCGCCAGCCAGTGA